In Microcebus murinus isolate Inina chromosome 20, M.murinus_Inina_mat1.0, whole genome shotgun sequence, the following are encoded in one genomic region:
- the VPS9D1 gene encoding VPS9 domain-containing protein 1 isoform X1, with protein sequence MAAAAGDSAVKPLQSAMKLANGAIELDTGNRPREAYAEYLRSIHYISQVLLEEVETTKEAGETVPSDTSKMLKLAEQCLERAQSTAAKLGKTRLKPAMPVAAPVPSPTSRHRRVYSDEGGKLSPFLPPEIFQKLQVVESQSSKKELTPLEEASLQNQKLKAAYEARMARLDPSQAMQKTSLTLSLQRQMMENLVIAKAREETLQRKMEERRLRLQEAANRRFCSQVALTPEEREQRALYAAILEYEQDHDWPKHWRAKLKRSPGDLSLVTSLVSHLLSLPDHPISQLLKKLQCAVYSTLYPVVSRAATSAAPAPGCCSLPPDTDRLLAPGSRRLRSSQSLYCMLSPPEPSTAPRPQDGSPALTTTPPMYPGPLDRGAESSPGGPPSPLGDASSHLPDKDSSFEDLEQFLATSERWGRGLGGQPEPQTPGMQQEPLLEQLKSAVKDIHNAIDRLLSLTLLAFESLNTAASKDRCLACIEEPFFSPLWPLLLALYRNVHRAREAALGRSMELYRNAPPTAIGIPTKLLPRDPEAKGATAYPYCAAAQELGLLVLESCPQKKLECIVRALRVICVCAEDYCHTQEIASEAGPQPVAVAAIGADDLLPILSFVVLRSGLPQLVSECAALEEFIHEGYLIGEEGYCLTSLQSALSYVELLPRGALGKS encoded by the exons ATGGCCGCTGCGGCCGGGGACAGCGCGGTGAAGCCGCTGCAGAGCGCCATGAAGCTGGCCAACGGGGCCATCGAGCTGGACACTGGCAACCGGCCCCGG GAGGCGTATGCGGAATACCTGAGGAGCATCCACTACATTTCCCAGGTGTTACTGGAAGAGGTAGAAACGACTAAAG AAGCTGGGGAAACCGTGCCCTCTGACACCTCAAAGATGCTGAAGCTGGCGGAGCAGTGTCTGGAGAGGGCCCAGTCCACAGCCGCCAAGCTTG GGAAAACACGCCTGAAGCCAGCCATGCCCGTGGCTGCTCCAGTCCCCTCACCCACCAGCCGACACCGCCGGGTTTATTCAGATGAAGGAGGGAAGCTCTCTCCTTTTCTGCCACCTGAGATCTTCCAGAAGCTTCAGGTGGTAGAGTCACAAAGCTCTAAGAA AGAGCTAACACCACTGGAGGAGGCCTCCTTGCAGAACCAGAAGCTGAAGGCTGCATATGAGGCCCGGATGGCCCGTCTGGACCCCAGCCAGGCCATGCAGAAGACATCCCTG accctgtctctgcagagGCAGATGATGGAGAACCTGGTGATCGCCAAAGCCCGGGAGGAAACA CTCCAGCGCAAGATGGAGGAGCGCCGGCTGCGGCTGCAGGAGGCCGCCAACAG GCGGTTCTGCAGTCAAGTCGCCCTGACCCCGGAGGAGCGCGAGCAGCGGGCGCTCTACGCCGCCATCCTCGAGTACGAGCAGGACCAC GACTGGCCAAAGCATTGGAGGGCCAAGCTCAAGAGGAGCCCAGGGGACCTGTCGCTGGTGACCAGCCTGGTCTCACACCTGCTCAG CCTTCCCGACCACCCGATCTCGCAGCTCCTGAAGAAGCTCCAGTGTGCCGTGTACAGCACGCTGTACCCTGTCGTGAGCAGGGCCGCCACCAGCGCTGCACCTGCCCCCGgctgctgctccctgcccccagaCACTGACCGGCTGCTGGCTCCTGGGAGCCGCCGGCTCCGGTCCTCGCAGAGCCTGTACTGCATGCTCTCCCCGCCAGAGCCCAGCACCGCCCCGCGGCCCCAGGACGGCTCCCCTGCCCTCACCACCACACCCCCGATGTACCCTGGCCCCCTGGACAGAGGGGCAGAAAGCAGCCCCGGGGGGCCACCCTCCCCCCTGGGAGATGCCTCATCCCACCTGCCAGACAAAGACAGCTCCTTTGAGGACCTGGAACAGTTCTTGGCTACCTCTGAGAGGTGGGGCCGGGGTCTTGGGGGGCAGCCCGAGCCACAGACCCCAGGGATGCAACAGGAGCCCCTGCTGGAGCAGCTGAAGAGTGCTGTGAAAGACATACACAACGCCATCG ACAGGCTGCTCTCGCTGACACTTCTGGCCTTCGAAAGCCTGAACACAGCTGCCTCCAAGGACCGTTGCCTGGCATGCATCGAAGAGCCCTTCTTCTCCCCGCTGTGGCCTTTGCTGCTGGCCCTGTACAG GAACGTGCACCGCGCCCGGGAGGCCGCCCTGGGCAGGAGCATGGAGCTCTACAGGAACGCACCCCCCACAGCCATTGGCATCCCCACCAAGCTGCTCCCCCGGGACCCTGAGGCTAAAGGGGCCACCGCCTACCCCTACTGTGCAGCAGCGCAGGAGCTGGGGCTGCTGGTCCTGGAGAGCTGCCCCCAGAAGAAGCTGGAGTGCATTG TGCGGGCCCTGCGGGTCATCTGTGTCTGTGCTGAGGACTACTGCCACACCCAGGAGATCGCGTCTGAGGCTGGACCCCAGCCCGTGGCTGTGGCCGCCAT TGGCGCGGACGACCTGCTGCCCATCCTGTCGTTTGTGGTGCTGAGGAGCGGCCTCCCCCAGCTGGTGTCGGAGTGTGCAGCCCTGGAGGAGTTCATCCACGAGGG GTACCTGATTGGAGAGGAGGGCTACTGCCTGACGTCGCTGCAGAGCGCCCTCAGCTACGTGGAGCTGCTGCCCCGGGGAGCCCTGGGCAAATCGTAG
- the SPATA2L gene encoding spermatogenesis-associated protein 2-like protein translates to MGSSSLSEDYRLCLERELRRGRAGVCGDPSLRAVLWQILVEDFDLHGALQDDALALLTDGLWGRADLAPALRALARAFELLELAAVHLYLLPWRKEFTTIKTFSGGYVHVLKGVLSEDLLLKSFQKMGYVRRDNHRLMVTALPPACQLVQVALGCFALRLECEILGEVLAQLGTSVLPAEELLQARRASGDVASCVAWLQQRLAQDEEPPPLPPRGSPAAYRPPLDLYRDLQEDEGSEEASLYEEPSPGPDSPPVELAYRPPLWEQSAKLWGSGGRAWEAPGEELSRASSPPYGASEEELEPEPSAFSFLSLRRELSQPGDLAVPEAPRSPGGASPRRMRPEEASASAYGAAPDPPGYQAHGCLLPGALPTLCCDTCRQLHAAHCSALPACRPSHSLRVLLGETQRRLWLQRAQMDTLLYDSPGARP, encoded by the exons ATGGGCAGTAGCTCGCTGTCGGAGGACTACCGGCTGTGCCTGGAGCGCGAGCTGCGGCGGGGACGCGCGGGCGTGTGCGGGGACCCCTCGCTGCGGGCCGTGCTCTGGCAGATCCTGGTGGAGGACTTCGACCTGCACGGGGCGCTGCAGGACGACGCGCTGGCGCTGCTCACCGACGGCCTGTGGGGCCGCGCCGACCTAGCACCCGCGCTGCGCGCCCTGGCCCGCGCCTTCGAGCTGCTGGAGCTGGCCGCTGTGCACCTGTACCTGCTGCCCTGGAGGAAGGAGTTCACCACCATCAAG ACCTTCTCAGGGGGCTACGTGCACGTGCTCAAGGGTGTACTCTCGGAGGACCTCCTCCTCAAGAGCTTCCAGAAGATGGGCTACGTGCGCAGGGACAACCACCGCCTCATGGTGactgcccttcccccagcctgcCAGCTGGTCCAGGTGGCCCTGGGCTGCTTTGCCCTCCGGCTCGAGTGCGAGATCCTGGGGGAGGTGCTGGCCCAGCTGGGCACCAGTGTGCTGCCGGCTGAGGAGCTGCTGCAGGCCCGGCGGGCCAGTGGGGACGTGGCCTCCTGTGTGGCCTGGCTGCAGCAGCGGCTGGCCCAGGACGAGGAACCACCGCCCCTGCCCCCCCGGGGCTCTCCTGCTGCTTACAGGCCCCCCCTGGACTTGTACCGGGACCTGCAGGAGGATGAGGGCTCTGAGGAGGCCAGTCTGTACGAGGAGCCATCCCCAGGCCCAGACTCGCCCCCCGTGGAGCTGGCCTACAGGCCCCCACTCTGGGAGCAGAGTGCCAAATTATGGGGCTCTGGAGGCCGGGCCTGGGAGGCCCCAGGTGAGGAGCTGTCTCGGGCCAGCAGCCCACCCTACGGGGCctcagaggaggagctggagcctGAGCCCTCagccttctcctttctctctctgcgCCGAGAGCTGAGTCAGCCTGGAGACCTGGCCGTTCCCGAAGCCCCCAGGAGCCCTGGGGGGGCCAGTCCCCGACGCATGAGGCCAGAAGAGGCATCGGCCTCAGCCTACGGGGCTGCCCCTGATCCCCCAGGCTACCAGGCGCATGGCTGCCTGCTCCCGGGCGCACTGCCCACCCTCTGCTGCGACACTTGCCGCCAGCTGCACGCAGCCCACTGCTCGGCCCTGCCCGCCTGCCGCCCCAGCCACTCACTGCGCGTGTTGCTTGGGGAGACCCAGCGTCGCTTGTGGCTACAGCGCGCTCAGATGGACACCCTGCTCTACGACAGCCCTGGGGCCCGGCCCTAG
- the VPS9D1 gene encoding VPS9 domain-containing protein 1 isoform X2: MAAAAGDSAVKPLQSAMKLANGAIELDTGNRPREAYAEYLRSIHYISQVLLEEVETTKAGETVPSDTSKMLKLAEQCLERAQSTAAKLGKTRLKPAMPVAAPVPSPTSRHRRVYSDEGGKLSPFLPPEIFQKLQVVESQSSKKELTPLEEASLQNQKLKAAYEARMARLDPSQAMQKTSLTLSLQRQMMENLVIAKAREETLQRKMEERRLRLQEAANRRFCSQVALTPEEREQRALYAAILEYEQDHDWPKHWRAKLKRSPGDLSLVTSLVSHLLSLPDHPISQLLKKLQCAVYSTLYPVVSRAATSAAPAPGCCSLPPDTDRLLAPGSRRLRSSQSLYCMLSPPEPSTAPRPQDGSPALTTTPPMYPGPLDRGAESSPGGPPSPLGDASSHLPDKDSSFEDLEQFLATSERWGRGLGGQPEPQTPGMQQEPLLEQLKSAVKDIHNAIDRLLSLTLLAFESLNTAASKDRCLACIEEPFFSPLWPLLLALYRNVHRAREAALGRSMELYRNAPPTAIGIPTKLLPRDPEAKGATAYPYCAAAQELGLLVLESCPQKKLECIVRALRVICVCAEDYCHTQEIASEAGPQPVAVAAIGADDLLPILSFVVLRSGLPQLVSECAALEEFIHEGYLIGEEGYCLTSLQSALSYVELLPRGALGKS; encoded by the exons ATGGCCGCTGCGGCCGGGGACAGCGCGGTGAAGCCGCTGCAGAGCGCCATGAAGCTGGCCAACGGGGCCATCGAGCTGGACACTGGCAACCGGCCCCGG GAGGCGTATGCGGAATACCTGAGGAGCATCCACTACATTTCCCAGGTGTTACTGGAAGAGGTAGAAACGACTAAAG CTGGGGAAACCGTGCCCTCTGACACCTCAAAGATGCTGAAGCTGGCGGAGCAGTGTCTGGAGAGGGCCCAGTCCACAGCCGCCAAGCTTG GGAAAACACGCCTGAAGCCAGCCATGCCCGTGGCTGCTCCAGTCCCCTCACCCACCAGCCGACACCGCCGGGTTTATTCAGATGAAGGAGGGAAGCTCTCTCCTTTTCTGCCACCTGAGATCTTCCAGAAGCTTCAGGTGGTAGAGTCACAAAGCTCTAAGAA AGAGCTAACACCACTGGAGGAGGCCTCCTTGCAGAACCAGAAGCTGAAGGCTGCATATGAGGCCCGGATGGCCCGTCTGGACCCCAGCCAGGCCATGCAGAAGACATCCCTG accctgtctctgcagagGCAGATGATGGAGAACCTGGTGATCGCCAAAGCCCGGGAGGAAACA CTCCAGCGCAAGATGGAGGAGCGCCGGCTGCGGCTGCAGGAGGCCGCCAACAG GCGGTTCTGCAGTCAAGTCGCCCTGACCCCGGAGGAGCGCGAGCAGCGGGCGCTCTACGCCGCCATCCTCGAGTACGAGCAGGACCAC GACTGGCCAAAGCATTGGAGGGCCAAGCTCAAGAGGAGCCCAGGGGACCTGTCGCTGGTGACCAGCCTGGTCTCACACCTGCTCAG CCTTCCCGACCACCCGATCTCGCAGCTCCTGAAGAAGCTCCAGTGTGCCGTGTACAGCACGCTGTACCCTGTCGTGAGCAGGGCCGCCACCAGCGCTGCACCTGCCCCCGgctgctgctccctgcccccagaCACTGACCGGCTGCTGGCTCCTGGGAGCCGCCGGCTCCGGTCCTCGCAGAGCCTGTACTGCATGCTCTCCCCGCCAGAGCCCAGCACCGCCCCGCGGCCCCAGGACGGCTCCCCTGCCCTCACCACCACACCCCCGATGTACCCTGGCCCCCTGGACAGAGGGGCAGAAAGCAGCCCCGGGGGGCCACCCTCCCCCCTGGGAGATGCCTCATCCCACCTGCCAGACAAAGACAGCTCCTTTGAGGACCTGGAACAGTTCTTGGCTACCTCTGAGAGGTGGGGCCGGGGTCTTGGGGGGCAGCCCGAGCCACAGACCCCAGGGATGCAACAGGAGCCCCTGCTGGAGCAGCTGAAGAGTGCTGTGAAAGACATACACAACGCCATCG ACAGGCTGCTCTCGCTGACACTTCTGGCCTTCGAAAGCCTGAACACAGCTGCCTCCAAGGACCGTTGCCTGGCATGCATCGAAGAGCCCTTCTTCTCCCCGCTGTGGCCTTTGCTGCTGGCCCTGTACAG GAACGTGCACCGCGCCCGGGAGGCCGCCCTGGGCAGGAGCATGGAGCTCTACAGGAACGCACCCCCCACAGCCATTGGCATCCCCACCAAGCTGCTCCCCCGGGACCCTGAGGCTAAAGGGGCCACCGCCTACCCCTACTGTGCAGCAGCGCAGGAGCTGGGGCTGCTGGTCCTGGAGAGCTGCCCCCAGAAGAAGCTGGAGTGCATTG TGCGGGCCCTGCGGGTCATCTGTGTCTGTGCTGAGGACTACTGCCACACCCAGGAGATCGCGTCTGAGGCTGGACCCCAGCCCGTGGCTGTGGCCGCCAT TGGCGCGGACGACCTGCTGCCCATCCTGTCGTTTGTGGTGCTGAGGAGCGGCCTCCCCCAGCTGGTGTCGGAGTGTGCAGCCCTGGAGGAGTTCATCCACGAGGG GTACCTGATTGGAGAGGAGGGCTACTGCCTGACGTCGCTGCAGAGCGCCCTCAGCTACGTGGAGCTGCTGCCCCGGGGAGCCCTGGGCAAATCGTAG